A single region of the Solwaraspora sp. WMMD406 genome encodes:
- a CDS encoding cysteine desulfurase, whose amino-acid sequence MSTIAISRDTSPQSGPPALDVEAVRADFPILGREVNGHPLVYLDSANTSQKPRQVLDALTDYYQRHNANVARSVHTLGTESTEAYEGARATVAAFVGAASPDEVVFTKNSTEAINLVAYAFSNASAAGLAGTGTDPRLRLGPGDEVVISEMEHHSNIVPWQLLCQRSGATLRWFGLTEDGRLDESDLDQIVTERTKLVSLVHMSNILGTVNDLTAITRRVREVGALLLLDCSQSVPHRPVDVAELDADFIVFTGHKMCGPTGIGVLWGRAALLAAMPPVLGGGSMIETVAMSGSTFAPPPARFEAGTPPIAQAIGLGAAVDYLSALGMPAIAAHEELITSYALDALATVPGLRIVGPAEPVGRGGTISFALDGIHPHDVGQILDAQGVQVRVGHHCARPVCVRYGLPATTRASFYLYTTIGEVDSLVRGLEQVRKVFD is encoded by the coding sequence ATGAGCACCATAGCGATCTCCCGGGACACCTCACCGCAGAGCGGCCCGCCGGCCCTCGACGTCGAGGCCGTCCGCGCCGACTTCCCGATCCTCGGCCGGGAGGTCAACGGCCATCCGCTGGTCTACCTGGACAGCGCCAACACCTCGCAGAAACCCCGGCAGGTGCTCGACGCGCTGACCGACTACTACCAGCGGCACAACGCCAACGTGGCCCGCTCGGTGCACACCCTGGGTACCGAGTCCACCGAGGCGTACGAGGGTGCCCGGGCCACGGTCGCCGCGTTCGTCGGCGCGGCCAGCCCGGACGAGGTGGTGTTCACCAAGAACTCCACCGAGGCGATCAACCTGGTGGCGTACGCCTTCTCCAACGCCTCGGCCGCGGGTCTCGCCGGCACCGGCACCGACCCCCGGCTGCGCCTCGGGCCCGGCGACGAGGTGGTGATCTCCGAGATGGAGCACCACTCGAACATCGTGCCGTGGCAGCTGCTCTGCCAACGTTCCGGTGCCACGCTGCGCTGGTTCGGGCTCACCGAGGACGGCCGGCTCGACGAGTCCGACCTGGACCAGATCGTCACCGAGCGGACCAAACTGGTCTCCCTGGTGCACATGTCCAACATCCTCGGTACGGTCAACGACCTCACCGCGATCACCCGCCGGGTCCGCGAGGTCGGCGCGCTGCTGCTACTGGACTGCTCGCAGTCGGTGCCACACCGACCGGTGGACGTCGCCGAGCTCGACGCAGACTTCATCGTCTTCACCGGACACAAGATGTGCGGCCCGACCGGGATCGGCGTGCTGTGGGGGCGGGCCGCCCTGCTGGCGGCGATGCCGCCGGTGCTCGGCGGCGGCTCGATGATCGAGACGGTGGCGATGAGCGGATCGACGTTCGCCCCGCCACCGGCCCGGTTCGAGGCCGGCACCCCGCCGATCGCCCAGGCGATCGGCCTCGGCGCGGCCGTCGACTACCTGTCCGCGCTCGGCATGCCGGCCATCGCCGCGCACGAGGAGCTGATCACCTCGTACGCCCTGGACGCCCTGGCCACCGTACCGGGACTGCGGATCGTCGGACCGGCCGAACCGGTCGGCCGCGGCGGCACGATCTCGTTCGCGCTCGACGGCATCCATCCGCACGACGTGGGTCAGATCCTGGACGCACAGGGGGTCCAGGTACGGGTGGGTCATCACTGTGCCCGGCCGGTCTGCGTCCGCTACGGTCTGCCGGCCACCACCCGGGCGTCGTTCTACCTCTACACCACCATCGGTG
- a CDS encoding non-heme iron oxygenase ferredoxin subunit encodes MIRVCATTEIPKGTAVSADIEGVQVAVVHTDEGSFHAVHDECSHAAVALSEGEVDGCTLECWLHGSRFDLRTGAPTGLPATEPVPVFPVEIHDGDIYVSLTPSNGVAAP; translated from the coding sequence CTGATCCGGGTCTGCGCCACTACGGAGATCCCCAAAGGCACCGCGGTCAGCGCCGACATCGAGGGCGTCCAGGTCGCCGTCGTACACACCGACGAGGGTTCCTTCCACGCCGTACACGACGAGTGCTCGCACGCCGCGGTCGCCCTGTCCGAGGGCGAGGTGGACGGCTGCACCCTCGAATGCTGGCTGCACGGCTCCCGGTTCGACCTGCGGACCGGGGCGCCGACCGGGCTGCCCGCCACCGAACCCGTACCCGTCTTCCCCGTCGAGATCCACGACGGCGACATCTACGTCAGTCTGACGCCGAGCAATGGAGTAGCCGCACCATGA
- the sufC gene encoding Fe-S cluster assembly ATPase SufC codes for MSVLEIRDLQVSVKLPEGEHKPILAGVTLTVRAGETHAIMGPNGSGKSTLAYSVAGHPKYEITGGEVLLDGADVLSMSVDERARAGLFLAMQYPVEVPGVSVANFLRTAKTAVDGTAPKLRTWAGELRGAMERLQMDPAFAQRNVNEGFSGGEKKRHEIMQLELLNPKIAILDETDSGLDIDALRVVSEGVNRVRGSGRTGLLLITHYTRILRYIKPDFVHVFVGGRIVEQGGPELADKLEAEGYERYVAGAGAATA; via the coding sequence ATGAGCGTTCTGGAGATCCGTGACCTGCAGGTGTCGGTCAAGCTGCCGGAGGGCGAGCACAAGCCGATCCTGGCCGGGGTGACGCTGACCGTCCGGGCGGGGGAGACCCACGCCATCATGGGCCCGAACGGCTCGGGCAAGTCGACCCTGGCCTACTCGGTCGCCGGCCACCCCAAGTACGAGATCACCGGCGGTGAGGTGCTGCTCGACGGGGCCGACGTGCTGTCGATGTCGGTCGACGAGCGGGCCCGCGCCGGGCTCTTCCTCGCCATGCAGTACCCGGTGGAGGTGCCGGGCGTCTCGGTGGCCAACTTCCTGCGTACCGCCAAGACCGCGGTCGACGGCACCGCGCCGAAGCTGCGCACCTGGGCCGGCGAGCTGCGCGGCGCCATGGAGCGGCTGCAGATGGACCCGGCGTTCGCCCAGCGCAACGTCAACGAGGGCTTCTCCGGCGGCGAGAAGAAGCGGCACGAGATCATGCAGCTGGAGCTGCTCAACCCCAAGATCGCGATCCTCGACGAAACCGACTCCGGGCTGGACATCGACGCGCTGCGGGTGGTCAGCGAAGGCGTCAACCGGGTACGCGGGTCGGGCCGGACCGGACTGCTGCTGATCACCCACTACACCCGCATCCTGCGCTACATCAAGCCGGACTTCGTGCACGTCTTCGTCGGCGGCCGCATCGTCGAGCAAGGCGGCCCGGAGCTGGCCGACAAGCTCGAGGCCGAAGGCTACGAGCGGTACGTCGCGGGCGCGGGCGCGGCCACGGCCTGA